The following proteins are co-located in the Sulfurospirillum deleyianum DSM 6946 genome:
- a CDS encoding TerC family protein, with product MIESLLSVESLVALLTLTALEIVLGIDNIIFIAILVGRLPAHQRDKGRVFGLALAMLTRIALLLSLFWIMKLTNPLFTIFLQEISGRDLILIIGGLFLLAKSTMEIHHGIENAGEEEKELKKTPRNFFNVLIQIAILDIVFSLDSVITAVGMANDVLIMIIAVVIAVGVMMVASKSISNFIDANPTIKILALSFLILVGVTLIAEGLDLHISKGYVYFAMAFSLAVESINIYSRKKQIKEDTKSL from the coding sequence ATGATTGAGTCACTTTTGAGCGTAGAGTCATTAGTAGCGTTGTTAACGCTTACAGCATTAGAGATTGTTTTAGGCATTGATAATATTATTTTCATTGCTATTTTGGTTGGAAGATTGCCTGCGCATCAGAGGGATAAGGGGCGTGTGTTTGGATTGGCATTGGCGATGCTGACACGTATTGCACTTTTACTCTCTTTATTTTGGATTATGAAGCTTACCAATCCTTTGTTTACCATTTTTTTACAAGAGATTTCAGGGCGTGATTTGATTTTGATTATAGGTGGTCTTTTCTTACTGGCTAAGTCAACGATGGAGATTCACCATGGTATTGAAAATGCGGGAGAAGAAGAGAAAGAACTGAAAAAAACACCTCGTAATTTTTTCAATGTTTTAATTCAAATTGCCATCTTAGATATTGTCTTCTCGTTAGACTCTGTTATTACTGCGGTGGGAATGGCAAATGATGTGCTTATTATGATTATTGCTGTGGTGATTGCTGTGGGTGTCATGATGGTGGCGAGTAAAAGTATTTCTAATTTTATTGATGCCAATCCAACGATTAAAATTTTAGCGCTTTCGTTTTTGATTTTGGTGGGTGTTACGTTGATTGCTGAGGGATTAGATTTGCATATCTCTAAAGGGTATGTTTATTTTGCGATGGCATTCTCGTTGGCGGTTGAGTCGATTAATATTTACAGTAGAAAAAAACAGATTAAAGAAGATACCAAATCACTTTGA
- a CDS encoding MATE family efflux transporter, producing MNVTKDNIASIFFQYSIPSVMGMLAISSANIVDGFFIGNYVGDFGLAAINISLPIFSFLFGFALMLAIGSSVLAGKFIGEENVKNASLIFSKTIVTITLFSFLTSSVLFLNIKTLLHFFGADENLAKIAIEYLSIMLLFIPFLMIGVVLDYFVRVDNRPNLAFIALLFSALINVLLDWFMIVYLQKGIFGAALATGISQLILLFILLPHFFSKKATLQFVKPIGSYAHILKAFYNGASEFVNEISIGIMTLVFNYVMIKNFGMEGIAAFTVINYLLFIGVMISFGISDSLQPIISKNFGAKEHKRIGAFLKLAFIATSLVGVVMILLLLFVPDTLADIFLEESNDTTKQIVLSFATYLWIIFLFDGINLVISAYLTAIHKPLASMVIALSRSLIFPVFFIVMLPFVFDKNGIFMAIPMAEAVSFIIAMSLFRKFSPQNLGELNESS from the coding sequence ATGAATGTCACCAAAGACAATATAGCATCCATCTTTTTCCAATACTCCATCCCCTCAGTAATGGGAATGTTGGCTATTTCATCCGCAAACATTGTTGATGGATTTTTTATAGGTAATTATGTAGGCGACTTTGGGCTTGCGGCAATTAACATCAGTTTACCTATTTTCTCGTTTTTGTTTGGGTTTGCTTTGATGTTGGCAATTGGGAGCAGTGTCCTCGCAGGCAAATTCATAGGTGAAGAAAACGTTAAAAACGCTTCTCTTATTTTTAGCAAAACGATTGTTACTATCACGCTTTTTAGCTTTTTAACTTCGAGTGTTTTATTTTTAAATATTAAGACACTTTTACATTTTTTTGGTGCAGATGAAAACTTGGCAAAAATTGCAATCGAGTATTTGTCTATTATGTTGCTTTTTATTCCTTTTTTGATGATTGGGGTTGTTTTAGATTATTTTGTAAGGGTTGATAATCGACCAAATCTTGCTTTTATAGCTTTACTTTTCAGTGCTCTTATCAATGTGCTGTTGGATTGGTTTATGATTGTTTATCTACAAAAAGGTATTTTTGGAGCAGCCTTAGCAACGGGTATTTCGCAACTTATTTTGTTGTTTATTTTATTGCCTCATTTTTTCTCAAAAAAAGCAACACTTCAATTTGTAAAACCAATAGGAAGTTACGCACACATTCTTAAAGCTTTTTACAATGGGGCTTCAGAGTTTGTTAATGAAATTTCAATAGGCATCATGACGTTAGTTTTTAACTACGTGATGATAAAAAATTTCGGTATGGAAGGGATTGCCGCATTTACGGTTATCAATTATCTATTATTCATTGGCGTGATGATAAGTTTTGGTATCAGCGACTCCTTGCAACCCATCATTAGTAAAAATTTTGGAGCCAAAGAGCACAAAAGAATAGGAGCATTTTTAAAATTAGCTTTTATCGCTACTAGTTTGGTTGGTGTCGTTATGATACTCTTACTCCTTTTTGTGCCAGATACCTTAGCAGATATTTTTTTAGAAGAGAGCAATGATACAACAAAACAAATTGTTCTTAGTTTTGCTACATACTTATGGATAATTTTTCTTTTTGATGGTATTAATTTGGTGATTTCTGCTTATTTAACAGCGATTCATAAACCCTTGGCTTCTATGGTAATTGCGCTATCAAGAAGTTTGATTTTTCCTGTATTTTTTATAGTGATGTTACCTTTTGTATTTGATAAAAACGGAATATTTATGGCAATACCGATGGCTGAAGCGGTTAGTTTTATAATCGCAATGAGTTTATTTAGAAAATTTAGCCCTCAAAATTTAGGAGAACTCAATGAATCATCATAA
- a CDS encoding GNAT family N-acetyltransferase: MNHHKNELNIALRIVHASEFEKFKGDLQSAFSVSAEKEFGHTLDEPIPSDEDIEESILAQGAIVYWIEANQEIVGGAVVIIDEATQHNSLSFFFISTKNQSRGVGLLAWKAIEEAHPNTKIWETVTPYFEKRNIHFYVNRCGFRIVEFYNKLTPDPHQDTTTFQDDDEDDEMFRFEKVMK; the protein is encoded by the coding sequence ATGAATCATCATAAAAATGAATTAAATATTGCTCTTAGGATTGTACACGCATCAGAATTTGAAAAATTTAAGGGTGATTTGCAAAGTGCTTTTAGCGTATCCGCAGAAAAAGAGTTTGGTCATACGCTTGATGAACCGATTCCCTCTGATGAAGATATTGAAGAGTCCATTCTTGCTCAGGGTGCCATCGTCTATTGGATAGAGGCAAATCAAGAAATTGTCGGCGGTGCAGTTGTTATAATCGACGAAGCCACACAGCATAACTCCCTCTCTTTTTTCTTTATCTCAACAAAGAATCAGAGTCGTGGCGTTGGGCTTCTTGCATGGAAAGCTATTGAAGAAGCGCATCCAAATACGAAGATTTGGGAAACAGTTACCCCCTACTTTGAGAAAAGAAATATACATTTTTACGTCAATAGATGCGGCTTCAGAATCGTTGAGTTTTACAATAAGCTCACCCCCGATCCACACCAGGATACGACTACTTTTCAAGATGATGATGAGGATGACGAGATGTTTAGATTTGAGAAAGTGATGAAATGA
- a CDS encoding TetR/AcrR family transcriptional regulator, with product MPKMVNKEEKIDFICDEAYKMFADIGIEAFSLNQFIVSINMSKGQFYHYFSTKEQLIYQVMSKKVFELNAHIIEVCKHKKSFMEKLNLLFAIYMSEEAYYTDFRKLMVDTMHLYINSHDSTIREFNTTMYQTVFAILDEIFDEEIQKDNFHKDAKSIAKSICATADGMFLQSLMVDNYDLKVELSNYFLEIEKLLKKK from the coding sequence ATGCCAAAAATGGTCAATAAAGAGGAAAAAATAGATTTTATTTGTGATGAAGCGTATAAAATGTTTGCAGACATTGGAATTGAAGCTTTTTCTTTAAATCAATTTATTGTAAGTATCAACATGTCAAAAGGGCAGTTTTATCACTATTTTTCTACAAAAGAGCAGTTGATATACCAAGTGATGTCCAAAAAAGTGTTTGAATTAAATGCGCATATTATCGAAGTGTGTAAGCATAAAAAGAGTTTTATGGAAAAATTAAATCTTTTGTTTGCCATCTATATGAGTGAGGAAGCGTATTATACAGATTTTAGGAAACTGATGGTAGATACGATGCATTTGTATATCAACTCTCATGATAGCACGATACGAGAATTTAACACTACGATGTACCAAACAGTTTTTGCCATTTTAGACGAGATTTTTGATGAAGAGATACAAAAAGACAATTTTCATAAAGACGCAAAATCTATTGCTAAATCCATTTGCGCAACCGCAGATGGGATGTTTTTACAATCGTTAATGGTTGATAACTATGATTTGAAAGTAGAGTTATCAAACTACTTTTTAGAAATTGAAAAATTATTGAAAAAAAAGTAG
- a CDS encoding MqnA/MqnD/SBP family protein: MIFGKIDYINLLPFHVFLKQSSLPSAFKRSSEHHKNVPAIINRKLRKRRVDAAFISSIESKRKTITPLHVGIVAQKNVKSVIVKKGERKTDPASATSNMLSRVLGVEGEVFIGDRALKLYLENPNSYVDLAQVWHEKYHLPFVFARFCINTKQTFYKNLATQFVRKPIKIPRYILQHYAKERGISEKDILEYLKLISYTIEKKEQKALFMFLKKAHTLTRK; encoded by the coding sequence ATGATTTTTGGGAAAATAGACTATATTAATCTCCTTCCGTTTCACGTCTTTTTGAAGCAATCCTCTCTCCCCAGTGCCTTTAAACGCTCATCTGAACACCATAAAAATGTTCCTGCTATCATTAACCGTAAATTGCGCAAACGCCGAGTTGATGCGGCATTTATCTCGAGTATTGAGAGCAAACGCAAGACCATTACCCCGTTACATGTAGGCATCGTGGCGCAAAAAAATGTAAAAAGTGTAATCGTAAAAAAAGGGGAGCGAAAAACAGATCCAGCTTCTGCAACATCAAATATGCTCTCACGTGTTTTAGGTGTCGAAGGGGAAGTTTTTATCGGAGATAGAGCACTAAAACTTTACCTTGAAAATCCTAACAGTTATGTTGATTTAGCACAAGTATGGCATGAAAAATACCATCTTCCGTTTGTATTTGCACGATTTTGTATCAATACAAAACAGACCTTTTACAAAAACCTCGCCACACAATTTGTACGTAAACCCATTAAAATTCCCCGTTACATTTTGCAACATTATGCGAAAGAGCGAGGCATTAGTGAAAAAGATATTTTAGAGTATCTCAAACTCATCAGTTATACTATTGAGAAGAAAGAGCAAAAAGCACTCTTTATGTTTCTAAAAAAAGCACATACGCTCACAAGGAAGTAG
- the gdhA gene encoding NADP-specific glutamate dehydrogenase: MENFIEDALKATKHSTPEQDEFYQAVKEVLSSLEPLLVSDSKYTKHNILERLIIPDRQIIFRVPWIDDAGKIRTNIGYRVQFNNAIGPYKGGLRFHPSVNLSIIKFLGFEQIFKNSLTGLAIGGGKGGSDFDPKGKSEGEIMRFCQSFMVELSKHIGETIDVPAGDIGVGGREIGYMFGMYKRLTNRYEGILTGKGINWGGSLARTEATGFGSVYFAENILNKQGETLKGKTCTISGSGNVAIYTIQKLYELGALPVTCSDSKGMIYDKNGIHLNSLKSIKEVARNDLREYLKVHPHATYIPRSEYKEGTNAVWSIPCFAAFPSATQNELNLEDIQILHANGCHLVNEGANMPSTLNAIAYMQKNGILFGPAKAANAGGVATSQLEMSQNASMQKWSFAEVDNKLRHIMKSIFELSYATSKEFGDEGNLMLGANIAGFRKVADAMIDQGAV; encoded by the coding sequence ATGGAAAATTTTATCGAAGATGCACTCAAAGCAACCAAACACAGCACCCCTGAACAAGATGAATTTTATCAAGCCGTCAAAGAGGTTCTAAGCTCTCTTGAACCGTTGCTCGTTTCGGATTCAAAGTACACAAAACACAACATTCTTGAACGACTCATTATCCCTGATCGTCAAATTATTTTTCGTGTTCCATGGATCGATGATGCGGGAAAAATTCGCACCAATATCGGCTACCGTGTCCAATTTAACAATGCCATAGGACCTTACAAAGGTGGGCTTCGCTTTCATCCTAGTGTAAATTTAAGCATTATCAAATTCTTAGGATTTGAGCAGATTTTCAAAAATTCACTGACAGGACTTGCCATTGGTGGGGGAAAGGGAGGCAGTGACTTCGACCCTAAAGGAAAGAGCGAGGGTGAAATCATGCGCTTTTGTCAATCTTTTATGGTAGAACTCTCCAAACACATTGGCGAAACCATTGACGTTCCAGCAGGTGACATTGGCGTGGGAGGTCGAGAAATTGGCTATATGTTTGGTATGTATAAACGTCTTACTAACCGCTATGAAGGTATTTTAACCGGCAAAGGTATTAATTGGGGTGGTTCACTCGCACGCACAGAAGCCACAGGATTTGGCTCGGTCTATTTTGCGGAGAACATCTTAAATAAACAAGGCGAAACCTTAAAAGGCAAAACATGCACAATTTCAGGTTCTGGGAACGTTGCCATTTATACCATTCAAAAACTCTATGAATTAGGTGCACTCCCTGTGACATGTAGTGATTCTAAAGGGATGATTTACGACAAAAATGGTATTCATTTAAACTCACTCAAAAGTATTAAAGAAGTTGCTAGAAACGATTTAAGAGAGTATCTCAAAGTTCATCCACATGCAACGTATATTCCACGAAGTGAGTACAAAGAAGGTACCAATGCCGTTTGGAGTATCCCATGTTTTGCGGCGTTCCCAAGTGCCACGCAAAATGAGCTCAATCTTGAAGATATACAAATACTCCACGCCAACGGATGCCATTTGGTCAATGAAGGTGCCAATATGCCAAGCACCCTAAATGCCATTGCTTATATGCAAAAAAATGGGATTTTATTTGGACCAGCCAAAGCGGCTAACGCAGGCGGAGTCGCCACCAGTCAACTCGAAATGAGCCAAAATGCGAGTATGCAAAAATGGAGTTTTGCTGAAGTAGACAACAAACTACGCCATATCATGAAATCCATTTTTGAGCTCTCTTATGCCACTTCTAAAGAGTTCGGAGATGAAGGCAACCTGATGCTAGGAGCCAATATCGCAGGATTTCGAAAAGTCGCTGACGCGATGATTGACCAAGGGGCTGTGTAA